The Macaca fascicularis isolate 582-1 chromosome 14, T2T-MFA8v1.1 genome contains the following window.
TAGGCCAGTCAGGCAATGCCCATATGctcacagtgtgtgtgtgtcatgacATGGTGACCACAGTAAGGGAGTTGCCTCAGCAAGAAGATGAAGGGGGAAACAATAGCCACACTATGGAATATCCCAACAAAGCCAATGCTGCCTATGACAGCATGGTTGAGAATGGTTGTATATCTTAATGGGTTACAGATAGCCACATATCTATCTAAGGCCATAGCAAGTAGAATCGAGGACTCCAGAGCATAGATAGAATGAACACAAAACATCTGGGCCAGACATCCACCAAAGGAAATCTCACCAGCAGGAAGCCACAAAATGGCCAGAATCTTGGGCACAGTGGTAGAACTGAGAGCCAGGTCTGTGAGtgagagaaggcagaggaagaggtaCATAGGTGCATGAAGAGCATTTTCCAAGGCAATGACCAGGATGAGGGCAGAATTTCCAGCCAGTGCTACAAGATACATACCACAGAAAGGGATGGCTATCCAGAATTGGGCAGCCTTCAGCCCTGGGATCCCTGTTGAGAAGAAGGTGTCTGGAAGATGGTAATCACTGAGGTTTGAATCTGGCATTCTTCCTGGCAAATGAAGGGCTCTTTCTGAGTAGTATTGTTATGATTGCCCTGTAACATCAGATATTTGGTTGatttatataaaacaaagatctttctgtgaaataatcttcttttgac
Protein-coding sequences here:
- the LOC123568741 gene encoding LOW QUALITY PROTEIN: olfactory receptor 52D1 (The sequence of the model RefSeq protein was modified relative to this genomic sequence to represent the inferred CDS: inserted 1 base in 1 codon; substituted 2 bases at 2 genomic stop codons), with the translated sequence MPDSNLSDYHLPDTFFSTGIPGLKAAQFWIAIPFCGMYLVALAGNSALILVIALENALHAPMYLFLCLLSLTDLALSSTTVPKILAILWLPAGEISFGGCLAQMFCVHSIYALESSILLAMALDRYVAICNPLRYTTILNHAVIGSIGFVGIFHSVAIVSPFIFLLRQLPYCGHHVMTHTHCEHMGIAXLAYANITVNIVYGXTVALLAMGLDSILIAISYGFILHVVFHLPSRDAQHKVLSTCGSHIGVILVFYIPAAFSFLTHRFGHHQVPKHVHIFLANLYVLVPPVLNPIIYGARTKQIWSXLLKLLHLGKTSI